A DNA window from Polynucleobacter sp. AP-Titi-500A-B4 contains the following coding sequences:
- a CDS encoding co-chaperone GroES produces the protein MNLRPLHDRVIIKRLDQESKTASGIIIPDAAAEKPDQGEILAVGPGKRDETGKLNPLDVKVGDRVLFGKYAGQTVKVDNEELIVMREDDIMAVVQK, from the coding sequence ATGAATTTGCGTCCTTTACATGATCGCGTAATCATCAAGCGTTTGGATCAAGAATCAAAAACTGCATCTGGAATCATCATTCCTGACGCCGCTGCAGAAAAGCCTGATCAAGGTGAGATCTTGGCAGTTGGTCCAGGTAAGCGTGATGAAACCGGCAAGTTAAATCCACTCGACGTCAAAGTAGGCGATCGCGTGTTGTTTGGTAAATATGCTGGCCAAACAGTCAAAGTAGACAACGAAGAGCTCATTGTGATGCGTGAAGACGACATCATGGCTGTTGTTCAGAAGTAA
- a CDS encoding tripartite tricarboxylate transporter substrate binding protein codes for MQIKPTLIPLLISLCAIFWTGSVSAQANYPSRPIQTIMPLQAGSGVDILMRPIAQKMSENLGQAITIENIPGGAGLIGTAKVAQSPADGYVLGAFNDSILTMLPNLYKKIDYDPVQSFAPISEVAAITFVMVANPSFPGNTAADLVRIAKEKPGKIDYASGGNGSPQHIGMEIFRQYTGAPIVHIPYRGAAAAVTDVMAGQVPVMISALSVVLPHIRAGKLKVLGVASKTRSPLLPNVPTINESVKGYEFSTWGALLAPKGTSPAMIEKLNESLATALKDPKLREQLIQQGFEFVPLGPDHLKEMIAQGLAKMKKVIKDGGIQPD; via the coding sequence ATGCAAATCAAGCCAACATTAATACCCCTTCTGATTTCCCTCTGCGCAATATTTTGGACGGGGTCAGTCAGCGCTCAAGCAAACTATCCCAGTCGCCCCATCCAAACCATCATGCCACTTCAAGCGGGTAGTGGTGTAGATATTCTGATGCGCCCGATTGCACAGAAAATGAGTGAAAACTTAGGTCAAGCAATCACGATAGAGAATATTCCGGGTGGTGCGGGATTAATTGGTACAGCAAAAGTTGCACAAAGTCCTGCTGATGGCTATGTATTAGGTGCGTTTAATGACAGCATCCTCACTATGCTTCCCAATCTTTACAAAAAGATTGATTACGATCCCGTGCAAAGTTTTGCGCCCATCTCTGAAGTGGCGGCGATTACTTTTGTCATGGTTGCTAACCCGTCCTTTCCCGGTAATACCGCGGCAGACTTAGTGCGCATCGCAAAAGAAAAGCCTGGCAAGATTGACTATGCATCAGGAGGCAATGGCTCACCACAACACATTGGTATGGAAATCTTCCGCCAATACACTGGCGCGCCCATAGTGCATATTCCTTATCGTGGCGCAGCAGCTGCAGTAACTGATGTCATGGCTGGCCAAGTACCCGTAATGATCAGTGCTTTATCAGTTGTGCTTCCCCATATTCGCGCTGGCAAACTAAAAGTACTAGGGGTCGCCAGCAAAACAAGGTCGCCGCTACTACCAAATGTCCCAACCATTAATGAGAGCGTGAAAGGTTATGAGTTCTCAACTTGGGGGGCTCTACTAGCACCTAAAGGTACCTCACCAGCCATGATTGAAAAGCTCAATGAATCCTTAGCAACTGCGCTTAAGGATCCAAAATTGCGTGAACAACTGATTCAGCAGGGCTTTGAATTTGTGCCGCTGGGACCAGATCATTTAAAAGAAATGATTGCGCAGGGATTAGCAAAAATGAAGAAGGTAATAAAGGATGGTGGCATTCAGCCTGACTGA
- a CDS encoding diguanylate phosphodiesterase, translating to MSPKSRLYTLVKAWKNKPFQEVRDACGAPWLGLSSQALEEHQSWSKRQAISHEPIFNHKGTKLTGSLFRPLLAVSDMQLLRLFMEGLDTISYWYRSGRFIPSILPIPTHAIASSAYVDALSDLILNSRLPVGLITLGMQSLPTPELANDCKEGLLRLRRLGVLLHLLHFTGSTEQLHWVDEMQMEGIHLNMSHFREQTLSHDVLAKIRRSPYSPTQIYASNVGLVKDLGNASDWQIDHCYGGLMMPPLSRHQMLQINDSRIAKAIFSLHPHQHLNRNGDK from the coding sequence ATGAGCCCGAAATCCCGGCTGTACACGCTTGTAAAGGCATGGAAGAACAAACCCTTCCAAGAAGTACGCGACGCCTGTGGCGCACCCTGGCTTGGCCTAAGTAGCCAAGCCCTCGAAGAACACCAATCCTGGTCCAAGCGACAAGCGATTAGTCACGAACCCATTTTTAACCACAAGGGGACAAAACTGACTGGCTCTTTATTTAGACCATTACTTGCAGTTTCAGACATGCAACTACTCCGTTTGTTTATGGAGGGCTTAGATACGATTTCCTACTGGTATCGCAGTGGTCGCTTTATACCCAGTATTTTGCCCATACCAACGCATGCGATCGCTTCGAGTGCTTATGTAGATGCATTGAGTGACCTCATTCTCAACTCGCGACTACCCGTCGGCCTGATAACCCTTGGCATGCAATCACTGCCTACGCCAGAGCTTGCGAATGACTGCAAAGAGGGTTTACTGCGCTTGCGTCGACTTGGCGTATTGCTGCACCTCCTTCATTTCACAGGCAGCACTGAGCAACTGCATTGGGTTGATGAAATGCAAATGGAAGGAATTCATTTGAATATGAGCCATTTCCGCGAACAAACACTTTCACATGATGTGCTAGCAAAAATCAGACGTTCGCCATATTCGCCAACACAAATCTATGCTAGCAATGTAGGGCTTGTAAAGGATTTAGGAAACGCCTCTGACTGGCAAATAGATCACTGCTACGGAGGACTAATGATGCCTCCCTTAAGTCGCCATCAAATGCTACAGATCAACGATAGCCGAATCGCCAAAGCCATTTTTTCGCTGCACCCTCATCAACACCTAAACCGAAATGGAGACAAGTAA
- a CDS encoding response regulator transcription factor gives MRKRVMLVDDHPAMLMALKSMLQDQLLFEVVGQAQNGEECLRSIKEINPNMIILDLDMPKTDGFDVIRRIGLMYPDVRMLILSSMDEAVYGGRVRSLGGHGFVNKTAGADVILAACVAISQGYNFFTHGKNGNSSLTDNDKLALISDRELQVMKYLGKGNTNQQISDLLHISNKTVATYKTRVFDKLGINNIADLILFCRMNNIIES, from the coding sequence ATGAGAAAACGCGTGATGTTGGTAGATGACCATCCAGCAATGCTGATGGCTCTTAAAAGTATGTTGCAAGACCAATTGCTATTTGAAGTAGTGGGCCAAGCCCAGAATGGCGAAGAATGCCTCAGATCCATTAAAGAGATCAATCCAAACATGATCATTCTGGATCTTGATATGCCCAAGACGGATGGTTTTGATGTCATAAGGCGGATTGGTCTTATGTATCCCGATGTTCGCATGTTAATTTTGTCCAGCATGGATGAAGCAGTCTATGGTGGCAGAGTGCGATCTCTCGGCGGCCACGGCTTTGTCAACAAAACAGCTGGGGCCGACGTCATCTTGGCAGCGTGCGTTGCAATCTCTCAGGGCTACAACTTTTTTACTCACGGGAAAAATGGCAATAGTTCGTTAACTGATAACGACAAACTCGCATTGATTTCAGATCGTGAGTTACAGGTTATGAAATACCTTGGCAAAGGCAATACCAATCAACAAATTTCAGACTTGCTTCACATTAGCAATAAAACTGTTGCCACTTATAAGACGCGAGTCTTCGACAAGCTGGGCATCAACAACATTGCAGATTTGATTTTGTTCTGCCGAATGAACAATATTATCGAAAGCTAA
- the groL gene encoding chaperonin GroEL (60 kDa chaperone family; promotes refolding of misfolded polypeptides especially under stressful conditions; forms two stacked rings of heptamers to form a barrel-shaped 14mer; ends can be capped by GroES; misfolded proteins enter the barrel where they are refolded when GroES binds), protein MAAKDVVFGDNARTKMVEGVNILANAVKTTLGPKGRNVVIERSFGGPTITKDGVSVAKEIELKDKLQNMGAQMVKEVASKTADIAGDGTTTATVLAQSIVREGMKYVVSGHNPMDLKRGIDKAVTAAIEELAKISKPCTTTKEIAQVGSISANSDHSIGQRIAEAMEKVGKEGVITVEDGKSLEDELEVVEGMQFDRGYLSPYFINQPEKQVAVLENPFVLLFDKKIANIRDLLPVLEQVAKSGRPLLIIAEDVEGEALATLVVNNIRGIIKTCAVKAPGFGDRRKAMLEDIAILTGGTVIAEEIGLTLEKTTLEHLGQAKRIEVGKENTIIIDGAGDAKAIEARVKNIRVQIDEATSDYDKEKLQERVAKLAGGVAVIRVGAATEVEMKEKKARVDDALHATRAAVEEGIVPGGGVALIRAMQGIKGLKGDNADQDAGISIVLRAMQEPLRTIVSNAGEDAGVVVNAVQESKGNNGYNAATGEYGDLVAQGVIDPTKVTKTALVNAASVAGLLLTTDCAISESPKDESAGGGMPDMGGMGGMGGMGGMM, encoded by the coding sequence ATGGCAGCAAAAGACGTTGTATTTGGAGATAACGCCCGTACCAAGATGGTCGAAGGCGTAAACATTCTTGCGAACGCAGTAAAAACAACTCTCGGACCAAAGGGTCGTAACGTTGTTATCGAGCGTTCATTTGGCGGACCAACCATCACTAAAGATGGTGTGTCTGTAGCAAAAGAAATTGAACTGAAAGATAAGCTTCAAAATATGGGTGCTCAGATGGTGAAGGAAGTTGCTTCCAAAACTGCCGACATCGCTGGTGACGGTACAACCACCGCAACTGTTTTGGCGCAATCTATTGTTCGCGAAGGCATGAAATATGTTGTTTCAGGCCATAACCCAATGGACTTGAAGCGCGGTATTGATAAAGCTGTTACTGCTGCGATCGAAGAGCTCGCAAAAATTAGCAAGCCTTGCACTACTACTAAAGAAATCGCTCAAGTGGGCTCTATCTCTGCAAACAGCGACCACAGCATCGGTCAGCGCATTGCAGAAGCGATGGAAAAAGTAGGCAAAGAAGGCGTTATTACAGTTGAAGATGGCAAGTCTTTGGAAGACGAGCTCGAGGTAGTAGAGGGGATGCAGTTTGATCGCGGATACCTTTCTCCATACTTCATCAATCAGCCTGAGAAACAAGTTGCCGTATTAGAAAACCCATTTGTTCTCTTGTTTGACAAGAAGATTGCTAACATTCGCGATTTGCTCCCAGTGCTCGAGCAAGTAGCGAAATCTGGCCGCCCATTGTTGATCATTGCTGAAGATGTTGAAGGCGAAGCCTTAGCAACTTTAGTAGTAAACAATATTCGCGGCATTATCAAAACTTGTGCTGTTAAGGCTCCTGGTTTTGGTGATCGTCGTAAAGCGATGTTGGAAGATATTGCGATATTGACTGGCGGCACTGTGATCGCCGAAGAAATTGGCCTCACACTCGAGAAAACTACACTTGAGCATCTAGGTCAAGCAAAGCGTATCGAAGTTGGCAAAGAAAACACCATCATCATTGATGGTGCTGGCGATGCTAAGGCAATTGAAGCGCGCGTGAAGAACATTCGTGTTCAGATCGACGAAGCTACAAGTGACTACGACAAGGAGAAGTTGCAAGAGCGCGTTGCTAAGTTGGCGGGCGGTGTTGCAGTGATTCGTGTTGGCGCTGCTACTGAAGTAGAAATGAAAGAGAAGAAAGCTCGTGTTGATGATGCATTGCATGCAACTCGTGCCGCAGTTGAAGAAGGTATTGTTCCTGGCGGTGGTGTGGCTTTGATTCGTGCTATGCAAGGCATCAAGGGCTTGAAAGGCGACAATGCTGATCAAGACGCTGGTATAAGCATCGTATTACGTGCAATGCAAGAGCCTCTTCGTACTATCGTTAGCAATGCTGGTGAAGATGCTGGCGTGGTTGTTAATGCTGTTCAAGAGAGCAAAGGTAACAACGGCTACAACGCAGCTACCGGTGAATACGGCGATCTCGTTGCACAAGGTGTGATCGATCCAACTAAAGTTACTAAAACCGCATTGGTAAATGCAGCCTCTGTTGCTGGCTTGTTGTTGACTACTGATTGTGCAATCTCAGAGTCTCCAAAGGATGAGTCTGCTGGTGGCGGCATGCCTGATATGGGTGGTATGGGCGGCATGGGTGGTATGGGCGGCATGATGTAA